The Aedes aegypti strain LVP_AGWG chromosome 3, AaegL5.0 Primary Assembly, whole genome shotgun sequence genome contains a region encoding:
- the LOC110679092 gene encoding embryonic polarity protein dorsal-like, with amino-acid sequence MWTLRLIIIWSFLNRSIVIHRPVVQLVSDVAGGREIILLCVKVAKEDIAVRFYEEQHGNIVWEEYGEFQHTNVHKQVAISFRTPRYRTLEMEHPVMVNIQLKRPSDGATSEPLPFELTPLDSAKRKKRKPNT; translated from the coding sequence ATGTGGACATTAAGGTTGATAATAATTTGGAGCTTCTTGAACAGGAGCATAGTGATTCACCGTCCAGTTGTCCAGTTGGTGTCTGATGTAGCCGGTGGAAGAGAGATTATTTTGCTGTGTGTAAAGGTCGCCAAAGAGGATATCGCCGTGCGTTTTTACGAGGAACAGCACGGTAACATCGTGTGGGAAGAATACGGCGAGTTCCAGCATACCAACGTGCACAAGCAGGTGGCGATCAGCTTCCGGACGCCCCGATACCGAACGCTGGAAATGGAACATCCTGTCATGGTGAACATTCAACTGAAGAGGCCATCGGACGGTGCTACCAGCGAACCGCTGCCATTCGAGTTGACGCCCCTTGACTCAGCCAAACGAAAGAAACGCAAGCCTAACACCTGA